TCTTCTAGCTTTATATTTCTTTCCTGCATCCTTTGCTCAGCATGGGCAGAAATTTTTATATTGCTATCGTTCCTATTTAAAGTTTCTTGAAAAATCCTTTGGAACTGTAAATTAGAATTGTTGACCTGCTTCTTTACAGAGCTATTGGGTGTTTGTATTATATGTCCATGCTCTATTCTAAAGCTCATTTTCTCCCACCTCTTCTGATTCTGGTTCTGGCTCTGGATCAGGCTCTGGTTCTGGAACTTCACCTGATGATTTATCAGATACCTCCATCAATAATCCTATTGGATAGTCCTTACCATCAACTTCAAGAATAACTGTGGAATTATAGAACTTCACTTTATCAACTATCCCTTTTACATTATCTGTACCATTAAATATAGTTACTTCTTTACCTATTAAACTAACTTGATTTAACATTGTTAGTTGATTTATACCTTCAGTTACAGTGCTCATTTGTTCAAGCATTGTAAATTGAGCAAGTTGAGAAAGATAATCTGTTTTGCTTCCACCACCTGATTCTCCACCCATAGGACTTTGGTTCTGTATCTCTGCAGCCATTATTCGAAGAAAGTCATCTACTGCTAGACTACTTTTTGGCTTGGTACTTTCATAGCCTTGAGCAACTGCCTTATTGTTATATACCTCCATTTGCTTCCCTCCTTTATGCTAGGATACTTAATTCACCAGTTTTATGAATGTCTGATTCATTCTTTACTGGGCTTTCAGCGCTTGAATAAAAAGATCTTAGGTTATTATTTCTCATGCGATATGATCCTTGATTAAAGCTTCCATGTTGATTAAAATCAAAGCCTTGGTTCAAATTATCAGGGCTTGTACCTAAATTTAAGTCAACATTTATCTTTTCCACTTGAATGTTCTGTTTAAGTAAACTCTCATTTAATTCAGTAATGGATCTTGTAAACATTCCTTTAACCTGTTCATTATCCACTAAAATCTTGGCTGTTAGTTTGCCTTCTTCCATCTTCACAGTTACATCCACTGTACCTAAGTCTTCTGGATATAATTTTACTTTCAGGATATTAGTGTCTCCTTCTTTTGTTGATTCAACTAGTTGAAGAATAGAATCATTCACCCTTTGGATATTATCATCAGATAATGTGACTTCTTTAATTTCTACAGTTTCATCAGCAATATTGTTGAAACTTCTCACCTGTACATTATCCATCAAATTATGGTCAATGTCCTTTTTAAAAACATTCGTTTTTTCATCAGTCTTTACTTCAGTTACGATGTCTGTTTCAATTGAAGTTTCTTCAATACCCAAATCTTGAATGTGGTTACTAATATCTAATTCTGCCGAATTTTGAATCTGATTGTAGTATGAATGCTCAGGCTTTACAGTATTTGGTAATGTATCCTCTGCGGATTCTTCAGAACTCACAAGTGATTGCTTCGGCATTTCATCAGAATTATTGTTTTCATTGATAGCAAAATCTGTTTTACCTACTTCTTCAAGTAGTGAAAATTCATTCTCTACTATCATACTAGACTCGCCTAACGCTCCAACATTTTCAGTATCTTCCATACCTAGCATCATATTTGATAATTTTATAGCTTCTGTATCAACAATCCCTGCCTGCTCAACAAGAATAATCTCATCAGCATTAGTACTAGATACGTAGTTTTGAAGCGGTAAATTTAGGTTAAGCATTCCCATCATCATTTCCATCACTTTATCTGATGTCTCTTCACTTGTTTCATCTGAAGTAAATCCAGGTGCTTCTGTATCAATGGCATCAGATAACAGTTGAGAGAATAATTCTGGTTTTGCTTTAACCGAAGGCTGAGGTTTTGAAATGTTTTGTGATACTTGAATATTTGCTACTTCCATTATTTCACCTCCTCTCAATGTTAAAATATATATAGAATTAAATTATTAATTCTCAACTTTCTTAAATTTCAACACAGCCATTTCATCCAAGAATTTCTGTTCATCAGAATTTACTTTTTCTAGATAGTTTGAGTAATCTCTTTCCTTAAGTTTTTCCATGATCTTTCTATCCTTTTGAGCTGATACTAATTCCTGTCTAATATCTTCAAGCTCTTTTGTTTTTCTCTCAATTATTTCATGTTGATTCTCAATCCTATCCTCTAAATCTGATTTGTATAATTGTAGCTGTCTAAGTTCACTGATACTTTTACATCTAAGGGTCTTTTCTTTTACCACTTCATATTCCTTAGTCAAATTATTTAATATCATCTTCTCTTGGTTAAGTTCATTTTGTGACACAGCAAACTTTTCCATGCTACTTTTCTCTAGACTTTCTCTCCATTCAAGGACTTTCTCCATGGAGAAGCTATATGCTTTCATGTTATAGACCAACTCCTATTAATTAGCTTTTGTCATTGTATTCTTCAATAAAACTAAAGCGTCTTCGTAAATATATTGCTCATTTACATTTTGTTTTAGGAAATCATTGATTGGACCATTAAGTTGAATTGCTCTATCTACCTTTGGATTACTTCCACTAACATATGCCCCAACATTTATTAAATCCTCTGATTCAGCATAAGTAGCCAAGTTTTCCTTTAATTCTCCTACCAGTCTGTAATGATCATCGGTAACAATTTCCTTCATAATTCTACTTATACTATTTTGAATATCTATTGAAGGATAATGATTCTTTGCTGCAATCTTACGTGATAATACTATATGGCCATCTAAAATACCACGTACTGCATCGGCAATAGGCTCATTCATATCATCACCCTCTACTAACACTGTATAAAAGGCAGTTATAGATCCAGTTTTGGACATTCCACTTCTCTCTAGCAACTTTGGAAGCTCTGCAAATACAGAAGGAGTATATCCTTTTGTAGTTGGTGGTTCTCCAGTAGCAAGTCCAATTTCTCTTTGAGCCATTGCAAAACGGGTAACTGAGTCCATCATGAACATTACCTTTTTTCCCTGATCTCTAAAATATTCAGCTATTGCTGTAGCTACGAAGGCACCCTTTAACCTAACTAAAGGCGGTTGATCTGATGTTGCACAGACTACAACAGACTTCTTATATCCATCAGGTCCCAAGTCTTTCTCAATAAACTCAAGTACTTCTCTACCTCTCTCTCCTACAAGTGCAATAACATTTACATCAGCTTCACAATATCTTGCTATCATGCCAAGAAGGGTACTCTTACCTACACCTGAACCTGCAAATATACCAATTCTCTGACCTTCACCTACTGTAAGCACTCCATCTATAGCCTTAACACCAGTACTCATTATGTCTTCTATTTTTCTTCTTTCAAAAGGATTAGGCGGTGTTCTATCAACATTATATAGCTGTCCATCCTTGATGGCATCCATATCCAACGGCCTACCTAAACCATCGAGGGTGTGCCCTAAAAGTTTATCACTAATCCTTACTTTAAGTGATTTACCCGTTGGTCTAACTAAACAACCTGGTCCAATGCCACTAAGTTCATCTAGTGGCATCAATAACACTGAATTGTCCTTAAATCCAACTACTTCAGAAAGCACGATTTTGTCTGAAGACTTTATATATATTTCACACACCTCTCCAACAAAAACTTCAAGTCCTTCAACCTGAATAATAAGACCAATTACCTGAGTTACCTTACCAAGCTTTGTATAGTGGGGTTTTTTCTTTATTAAATTGCTATAATCTTCAAAAGGTAAATCTAACAATTTAGTCCTCCATATTTTTCATTTCATCAATAATGGAATCAATCTGTTTTCTTATTTGTAAATCAATTATTTGCGCTTCATTTTCAATAGTACAGCCGTTTTTCTCTAGGTTGTTATCCTCTAGAATAATGAACCTTGCCTTTGGACAGCTTGCTTCAAGTTCTTCTAAGTTTTCTCTTAAAATCTCAACATTATCTGGATTACAAGTTATTATAATATTCTCTGTCTCCTCATAAAGTTGGATTATTGGCTTAATCAGTGATGTTATATTCTTCGAAGATGTATCTATAACATCATGCACTATACTTTCAGCCATTTCGCCTGCCAAATTTAAGATTCTATCTCTATTATCCAAAAAGTATTCCTTAACTTTTCTTTCTGCCTGTTCAATTAAATCTAAGGCGTTTTTCTTTATTTCATTACATTGTTCTTGACAATCTTCAAATGCTTTCTCAATACCTTGCTTATGACCATCTTCGAAACCTCTCTTGATACCTTCTTCATATGCTTTTTCGATGGCTTCTCTTTGGAGATTTTTAATCTCTGCTTTTGCTTCATTCATTGAAGCTTCTATAAGGGCCTGTCTTTCTTCTTCCATTTCAAGCCTTAGTTTTTCCTCAATCTCTTTCCTTATAGCTTCTATATCAACATAACTTTTTTGATTATCCTTATCTCCATCTTCAATGGCTTCTTCTATGATTTCTTCAGGCTCTTCGTCGATTATAGGTGCTTTTATTTTTACATCTGAGATTGAAACACTGGAATCAGAATATGCAACATTGTCATTCTTTATAATCCTATACGACAACCGCATCCTGATCACCCCTACCTATAACTATTTCTCCAGCTTCATCCAATCTTCTAATAATACCAACAATTCTTTGTTGAGCTTCCTCTACTGTTGATAATCTAACAGGTCCCATAAATTGAATATCTTCTTTTAGTAAATCTCCAGCACGTTTTGACATATTGCCGTAGATAACACTAGCCACATTTTCTGAAGCACCCTTTAATGCAAGTGCTAAATCCTCATTGCTAACCTCACGAAGAGTTCTTTGAATAGAAGATCTATCAAGATTAACAATATCTTCAAATACAAATAGATTGGATTTTACTGTCTCAGCTAACTCAGGCTGAGTTTCTTCCAGATTACTAATGATATTTCTTTCTGTACTCCTATCAACTGAATTAAGTATTTCAACAAGTGCTTTAACCCCACCAATTGATTCAGAATCACTTTCAATAAGGTTGGAGAACTTCTCTTCCATAATCTTTTCTATCTTCCTGACTACAGCCGGTGACGTTCTACTAATGGTACCTAGTCTCTCAGCAACTTCAGTTTGCATCTCATCAGGGAATTGAGAAAGTACCATAGCAGCCTTTTCTGGCTGCATATAGCACATAATAAGAGCAATAGTTTGTGGATGCTCATTCATTAACAAATTAGTTAATTGACGAGTGTCAGCCTTTCGAGCAATAGAAAATGGTTTTTCACTTTGCTTCATCTGATTTAACACATCCATAACTTCCTTAGCACGTTGAGTACCCAAGGCTTTTTGCAATAAATCCTTTGCATATTCAATTCCACCGTCAACAACAAATTGTCTAGCAGAAGCCATATCTAAAAAGTCATTAATTACTTGCTCTCTTTCTTCAGGTTCAACATAACTGATATTTGCAATCTCATATGATACTTTCTGAATCATATAATCCGGTAACAGCTTTAATATCTGTGCTGATGTCTCTGGTCCTAACGATATGAGTAAAATAGCTGCTTTTCTTATTCCATTTTCTTTTTTCTTCATCAAATCACCCTTGATCCTTCAACCATGTTCTTATTAAGTCTGCTGCTAAATCCGGATTTTCTTTAGCATATTTTTGTGCTTTATCACCTTTGTCATCAGGTTTTATTTGTATACCAAAATCATCATCCAAAACAGATAATGTACTTTCTACTGTATCTCCCGTAGCCAATTGTTCTTGGAACTGTATATCTTCTTTCTTCTTTCTTCTTACATTTCTTATTGTCAAAATAATAATTATTAATAATGCAAGTATTCCTAAACCTCTTAAGATATAAGGTAAGTATTTTTGTAAACCTTCCACTGGTTCCTCTTCCATTCCTTCGTCAATAACACCTGTTTCCGGTCCATCATTGAACATAATACCTTCAACACTAATTATGTCTCCTCTTTCGCTGTCATAGCCTGTAGCTGCAGCTACAATATTTTGTATCTTAGCTAGGTTTTCATCTGATAAATTTCCATTATATACTACAGATGTTGTTAATCTATTAACCTTTCCAGGAGCCTTGATTATAGATCTTGTCTCAGAGGATAGTTCATTATTTATAATTCTTGAATATGTAGAATCATCTCCATCAACACTATCCATTACATTGCTTATATTGTCATCAATGCTTCCACCTGTTACAGTCTGAATGTCAATATTACCGCCACTAGCCTCAATCTGCTCGCTTATAGGTATTGGATTAGAATAGTTAATTACAGTTGTTTCCTCTGAATCAAAGTCAAGATCAGCAAGAACAGATACCATAACCTTGTCCTTCCCAAGAGCATTACCTAAAAGCTTCATTAAACTTGATTCAATCTGATCCTCAAATTTATTTCGAATACTGTCATACTGACTCATAATATCCATGGTAGTTATGTCTTGATCTTCATTTAAAAAACCACTAAGAAGATTACCTTTAGTGTCGATTACCTGGATATTTTCCTCTGGTAAATTGTCTACAGCACCTGAAACCAAAGCTACGATTCCTCTAATCATGTCCTGCGTTACCTTTTGAGAAGGTTTAATTCCTATGATAACTGACGCAGAGGCAGCCTTTTCTTCGGTTTCAAATATGCTCTTTTCAGGCATAACAAGATGTACCTTTGCAGATTCTATAGCATCAAGAGACATAATAGATCTTTGAAGTTCACCTGTTAAAGCCCTTTGATACATAATCTGTCTATCTTCATCAGTGACCATCATCCCTGTATCATCGAAAATCTCAAATCCAGTGGAACTCTCTGGCATCATACCATTCATAGCAAGCTGAAGCCTGTATTCATCCACTTTATTTTCATCGATTAAGATATTTCTACCATTGTTCTCAATCTTATACTTGATTCCATTTGTCTCTAGATCATTTACAATAATTCCTGCATCCTGAAGCTCAAGATTGCTGAATAACAAAGCGTAGTTTATTTTATTGTTATTATAGGT
The DNA window shown above is from Tissierella sp. Yu-01 and carries:
- a CDS encoding TIGR02530 family flagellar biosynthesis protein, with protein sequence MSFRIEHGHIIQTPNSSVKKQVNNSNLQFQRIFQETLNRNDSNIKISAHAEQRMQERNIKLEESDINALKDAMNDLEKKGARESLMLYKDMAFIASIKNRTIITTMNNNEMDVVTNIDSAIIVK
- a CDS encoding flagellar hook capping FlgD N-terminal domain-containing protein; this encodes MEVYNNKAVAQGYESTKPKSSLAVDDFLRIMAAEIQNQSPMGGESGGGSKTDYLSQLAQFTMLEQMSTVTEGINQLTMLNQVSLIGKEVTIFNGTDNVKGIVDKVKFYNSTVILEVDGKDYPIGLLMEVSDKSSGEVPEPEPDPEPEPESEEVGENEL
- a CDS encoding flagellar hook-length control protein FliK, whose translation is MEVANIQVSQNISKPQPSVKAKPELFSQLLSDAIDTEAPGFTSDETSEETSDKVMEMMMGMLNLNLPLQNYVSSTNADEIILVEQAGIVDTEAIKLSNMMLGMEDTENVGALGESSMIVENEFSLLEEVGKTDFAINENNNSDEMPKQSLVSSEESAEDTLPNTVKPEHSYYNQIQNSAELDISNHIQDLGIEETSIETDIVTEVKTDEKTNVFKKDIDHNLMDNVQVRSFNNIADETVEIKEVTLSDDNIQRVNDSILQLVESTKEGDTNILKVKLYPEDLGTVDVTVKMEEGKLTAKILVDNEQVKGMFTRSITELNESLLKQNIQVEKINVDLNLGTSPDNLNQGFDFNQHGSFNQGSYRMRNNNLRSFYSSAESPVKNESDIHKTGELSILA
- the fliJ gene encoding flagellar export protein FliJ, whose translation is MKAYSFSMEKVLEWRESLEKSSMEKFAVSQNELNQEKMILNNLTKEYEVVKEKTLRCKSISELRQLQLYKSDLEDRIENQHEIIERKTKELEDIRQELVSAQKDRKIMEKLKERDYSNYLEKVNSDEQKFLDEMAVLKFKKVEN
- the fliI gene encoding flagellar protein export ATPase FliI; this encodes MLDLPFEDYSNLIKKKPHYTKLGKVTQVIGLIIQVEGLEVFVGEVCEIYIKSSDKIVLSEVVGFKDNSVLLMPLDELSGIGPGCLVRPTGKSLKVRISDKLLGHTLDGLGRPLDMDAIKDGQLYNVDRTPPNPFERRKIEDIMSTGVKAIDGVLTVGEGQRIGIFAGSGVGKSTLLGMIARYCEADVNVIALVGERGREVLEFIEKDLGPDGYKKSVVVCATSDQPPLVRLKGAFVATAIAEYFRDQGKKVMFMMDSVTRFAMAQREIGLATGEPPTTKGYTPSVFAELPKLLERSGMSKTGSITAFYTVLVEGDDMNEPIADAVRGILDGHIVLSRKIAAKNHYPSIDIQNSISRIMKEIVTDDHYRLVGELKENLATYAESEDLINVGAYVSGSNPKVDRAIQLNGPINDFLKQNVNEQYIYEDALVLLKNTMTKAN
- a CDS encoding FliH/SctL family protein, yielding MRLSYRIIKNDNVAYSDSSVSISDVKIKAPIIDEEPEEIIEEAIEDGDKDNQKSYVDIEAIRKEIEEKLRLEMEEERQALIEASMNEAKAEIKNLQREAIEKAYEEGIKRGFEDGHKQGIEKAFEDCQEQCNEIKKNALDLIEQAERKVKEYFLDNRDRILNLAGEMAESIVHDVIDTSSKNITSLIKPIIQLYEETENIIITCNPDNVEILRENLEELEASCPKARFIILEDNNLEKNGCTIENEAQIIDLQIRKQIDSIIDEMKNMED
- the fliG gene encoding flagellar motor switch protein FliG — encoded protein: MKKKENGIRKAAILLISLGPETSAQILKLLPDYMIQKVSYEIANISYVEPEEREQVINDFLDMASARQFVVDGGIEYAKDLLQKALGTQRAKEVMDVLNQMKQSEKPFSIARKADTRQLTNLLMNEHPQTIALIMCYMQPEKAAMVLSQFPDEMQTEVAERLGTISRTSPAVVRKIEKIMEEKFSNLIESDSESIGGVKALVEILNSVDRSTERNIISNLEETQPELAETVKSNLFVFEDIVNLDRSSIQRTLREVSNEDLALALKGASENVASVIYGNMSKRAGDLLKEDIQFMGPVRLSTVEEAQQRIVGIIRRLDEAGEIVIGRGDQDAVVV
- the fliF gene encoding flagellar basal-body MS-ring/collar protein FliF; this encodes MESIKKTLDGAKEGWNNLDKKKKIIMVTSIIAIILIVSVLTYNNNKINYALLFSNLELQDAGIIVNDLETNGIKYKIENNGRNILIDENKVDEYRLQLAMNGMMPESSTGFEIFDDTGMMVTDEDRQIMYQRALTGELQRSIMSLDAIESAKVHLVMPEKSIFETEEKAASASVIIGIKPSQKVTQDMIRGIVALVSGAVDNLPEENIQVIDTKGNLLSGFLNEDQDITTMDIMSQYDSIRNKFEDQIESSLMKLLGNALGKDKVMVSVLADLDFDSEETTVINYSNPIPISEQIEASGGNIDIQTVTGGSIDDNISNVMDSVDGDDSTYSRIINNELSSETRSIIKAPGKVNRLTTSVVYNGNLSDENLAKIQNIVAAATGYDSERGDIISVEGIMFNDGPETGVIDEGMEEEPVEGLQKYLPYILRGLGILALLIIIILTIRNVRRKKKEDIQFQEQLATGDTVESTLSVLDDDFGIQIKPDDKGDKAQKYAKENPDLAADLIRTWLKDQG